Proteins from a genomic interval of Poecile atricapillus isolate bPoeAtr1 chromosome 1, bPoeAtr1.hap1, whole genome shotgun sequence:
- the SLC25A29 gene encoding mitochondrial basic amino acids transporter isoform X2 translates to MMGLTFINALVFGVQGNTLRALGKDTPLNQFLAGSAAGAIQCVICCPMELAKTRMQLQGTGEYKLKTKNYKNSLDCLIKIYQKEGLRGINRGMVSTFIRETPSFGFYFLTYDCMTRYLGCEAEDSYVIPKLLFSGGMSGIVSWLSTYPMDVIKSRLQADGVGGVTQYNGILDCVRKSYHEEGWRVFTRGLTSTLLRAFPVNAATFATVTVFLMYMKSEDNLPECEPGPVIHQPSSL, encoded by the coding sequence ATGATGGGACTTACGTTCATTAACGCGCTGGTGTTCGGTGTGCAAGGAAACACCCTTCGTGCTCTGGGCAAAGACACTCCTCTGAACCAGTTCCTTGCAGGGTCAGCAGCTGGGGCCATCCAGTGCGTCATCTGCTGTCCCATGGAGCTGGCAAAGACAAGGATGCAGCTTCAAGGAACTGGAGAATATAAACTAAAAACAAAGAACTACAAGAATTCTCTGGACTGTTTGATCAAAATCTATCAAAAGGAAGGGCTGAGGGGTATCAACAGGGGCATGGTCTCTACCTTCATAAGAGAAACTCCAAGCTTTGGCTTTTACTTCCTGACCTATGACTGCATGACTCGGTATTTAGGCTGCGAAGCTGAAGACAGTTACGTTATTCCCAAGCTGCTGTTTTCCGGAGGGATGTCGGGAATTGTGTCGTGGCTCTCAACCTATCCCATGGATGTGATCAAATCCCGGCTGCAGGCCGATGGAGTCGGAGGTGTCACACAATACAACGGCATCCTAGACTGTGTCCGCAAGAGTTACCATGAGGAAGGCTGGAGGGTGTTCACGAGAGGTCTCACTTCCACACTTCTCCGTGCTTTTCCCGTCAATGCAGCTACCTTTGCTACTGTCACTGTGTTCCTAATGTACATGAAGTCAGAAGACAACCTTCCTGAATGTGAACCAGGTCCAGTAATCCATCAGCCTTCCAGTTTGTGA
- the SLC25A47 gene encoding solute carrier family 25 member 47 isoform X1, producing the protein MDFIAGAIGGGLSTAVGYPLDTVKVRIQTENHYRGFWHCVQETYRTEKVRGFYKGVTASVLAVSVVSSVSFGTYKNFLGAICKLQYGAADAKPSKLDVSLAGAAAGAARVVLTNPSEVAKVRMQTQRNPHPSITHQPAPKPKYRGSLHCLKVIIKEEGFGGLYKGCSALLCRDCSASAIYFLSYSALCEWLTPDGRNKPGFLVVLLSGGFAGVLAWGLPTPMDVIKSRMQTDESDQHKYKGLIHCVRESVRKEGVKVLFKGLGLNCIRAFPVNMVVFVTYEGVLRFTDHYINKK; encoded by the exons ATGGATTTCATTGCTGGGGCCATCGGAG GTGGTCTAAGCACAGCTGTGGGTTATCCACTGGACACAGTAAAG GTGAGAATTCAGACTGAGAACCACTACAGAGGATTTTGGCACTGTGTTCAGGAAACATACAGGACAGAAAAG GTCCGGGGATTTTACAAAGGTGTGACTGCATCAGTCCTCGCTGTGTCTGTGGTTTCCTCTGTTTCCTTTGGCACGTACAAAAACTTCCTCGGTGCCATCTGCAAGCTGCAATACGGGGCTGCAGATGCCAAGCCATCCAAGCTGGATGTTTCacttgctggagctgctgccggCGCTGCCCGG GTTGTGTTGACAAACCCTAGCGAAGTGGCTAAAGTTCGGATGCAGACCCAGAGGAACCCACACCCTTCCATCACACATCAGCCCGCTCCCAAGCCAAAGTACCGAGGGTCTCTGCACTGCCTGAAGGTTATCATCAAGGaggaaggttttgggggtctctacAAGGGCTGTTCTGCATTACTCTGCAGGGATTGCTCTGCTTCTGCAATATATTTCCTTTCCTATTCTGCTCTGTGCGAGTGGCTCACACCAGATGGGAGAAATAAACCAG GTTTCCTCGTTGTGCTGCTTTCTGGTGGTTTTGCTGGAGTCCTGGCCTGGGGATTACCTACTCCCATGGATGTCATCAAGTCACGCATGCAAACAGATGAATCAGACCAGCACAAGTACAAAGGCCTGATCCACTGTGTGAGGGAAAGTGTGAGAAAGGAGGGGGTAAAAGTGCTTTTCAAAGGACTGGGTTTAAACTGCATTCGTGCCTTTCCTGTGAATATGGTAGTGTTTGTAACATATGAAGGTGTACTGAGATTTACAGATcattatataaacaaaaaatag
- the SLC25A47 gene encoding solute carrier family 25 member 47 isoform X2, with translation MDFIAGAIGGGLSTAVGYPLDTVKVRIQTENHYRGFWHCVQETYRTEKVVLTNPSEVAKVRMQTQRNPHPSITHQPAPKPKYRGSLHCLKVIIKEEGFGGLYKGCSALLCRDCSASAIYFLSYSALCEWLTPDGRNKPGFLVVLLSGGFAGVLAWGLPTPMDVIKSRMQTDESDQHKYKGLIHCVRESVRKEGVKVLFKGLGLNCIRAFPVNMVVFVTYEGVLRFTDHYINKK, from the exons ATGGATTTCATTGCTGGGGCCATCGGAG GTGGTCTAAGCACAGCTGTGGGTTATCCACTGGACACAGTAAAG GTGAGAATTCAGACTGAGAACCACTACAGAGGATTTTGGCACTGTGTTCAGGAAACATACAGGACAGAAAAG GTTGTGTTGACAAACCCTAGCGAAGTGGCTAAAGTTCGGATGCAGACCCAGAGGAACCCACACCCTTCCATCACACATCAGCCCGCTCCCAAGCCAAAGTACCGAGGGTCTCTGCACTGCCTGAAGGTTATCATCAAGGaggaaggttttgggggtctctacAAGGGCTGTTCTGCATTACTCTGCAGGGATTGCTCTGCTTCTGCAATATATTTCCTTTCCTATTCTGCTCTGTGCGAGTGGCTCACACCAGATGGGAGAAATAAACCAG GTTTCCTCGTTGTGCTGCTTTCTGGTGGTTTTGCTGGAGTCCTGGCCTGGGGATTACCTACTCCCATGGATGTCATCAAGTCACGCATGCAAACAGATGAATCAGACCAGCACAAGTACAAAGGCCTGATCCACTGTGTGAGGGAAAGTGTGAGAAAGGAGGGGGTAAAAGTGCTTTTCAAAGGACTGGGTTTAAACTGCATTCGTGCCTTTCCTGTGAATATGGTAGTGTTTGTAACATATGAAGGTGTACTGAGATTTACAGATcattatataaacaaaaaatag
- the SLC25A47 gene encoding solute carrier family 25 member 47 isoform X6, which translates to MQTQRNPHPSITHQPAPKPKYRGSLHCLKVIIKEEGFGGLYKGCSALLCRDCSASAIYFLSYSALCEWLTPDGRNKPGFLVVLLSGGFAGVLAWGLPTPMDVIKSRMQTDESDQHKYKGLIHCVRESVRKEGVKVLFKGLGLNCIRAFPVNMVVFVTYEGVLRFTDHYINKK; encoded by the exons ATGCAGACCCAGAGGAACCCACACCCTTCCATCACACATCAGCCCGCTCCCAAGCCAAAGTACCGAGGGTCTCTGCACTGCCTGAAGGTTATCATCAAGGaggaaggttttgggggtctctacAAGGGCTGTTCTGCATTACTCTGCAGGGATTGCTCTGCTTCTGCAATATATTTCCTTTCCTATTCTGCTCTGTGCGAGTGGCTCACACCAGATGGGAGAAATAAACCAG GTTTCCTCGTTGTGCTGCTTTCTGGTGGTTTTGCTGGAGTCCTGGCCTGGGGATTACCTACTCCCATGGATGTCATCAAGTCACGCATGCAAACAGATGAATCAGACCAGCACAAGTACAAAGGCCTGATCCACTGTGTGAGGGAAAGTGTGAGAAAGGAGGGGGTAAAAGTGCTTTTCAAAGGACTGGGTTTAAACTGCATTCGTGCCTTTCCTGTGAATATGGTAGTGTTTGTAACATATGAAGGTGTACTGAGATTTACAGATcattatataaacaaaaaatag
- the SLC25A29 gene encoding mitochondrial basic amino acids transporter isoform X1 produces MALDFLAGCVGGAAGVLVGHPFDTVKVRLQVQNVEKPLYRGTFHCFQSIIKQESAFGLYKGIGSPMMGLTFINALVFGVQGNTLRALGKDTPLNQFLAGSAAGAIQCVICCPMELAKTRMQLQGTGEYKLKTKNYKNSLDCLIKIYQKEGLRGINRGMVSTFIRETPSFGFYFLTYDCMTRYLGCEAEDSYVIPKLLFSGGMSGIVSWLSTYPMDVIKSRLQADGVGGVTQYNGILDCVRKSYHEEGWRVFTRGLTSTLLRAFPVNAATFATVTVFLMYMKSEDNLPECEPGPVIHQPSSL; encoded by the exons ATGGCTCTGGATTTCCTGGCGGGATGCGTTGGCG gtgctgctggtgtgcTGGTGGGACACCCCTTTGACACTGTTAAG GTTCGTCTGCAAGTTCAAAATGTAGAGAAACCTCTCTACCGTGGGACTTTCCATTGCTTTCAGTCCATCATAAAGCAAGAATCT GCTTTTGGACTCTATAAAGGTATTGGGTCACCAATGATGGGACTTACGTTCATTAACGCGCTGGTGTTCGGTGTGCAAGGAAACACCCTTCGTGCTCTGGGCAAAGACACTCCTCTGAACCAGTTCCTTGCAGGGTCAGCAGCTGGGGCCATCCAGTGCGTCATCTGCTGTCCCATGGAGCTGGCAAAGACAAGGATGCAGCTTCAAGGAACTGGAGAATATAAACTAAAAACAAAGAACTACAAGAATTCTCTGGACTGTTTGATCAAAATCTATCAAAAGGAAGGGCTGAGGGGTATCAACAGGGGCATGGTCTCTACCTTCATAAGAGAAACTCCAAGCTTTGGCTTTTACTTCCTGACCTATGACTGCATGACTCGGTATTTAGGCTGCGAAGCTGAAGACAGTTACGTTATTCCCAAGCTGCTGTTTTCCGGAGGGATGTCGGGAATTGTGTCGTGGCTCTCAACCTATCCCATGGATGTGATCAAATCCCGGCTGCAGGCCGATGGAGTCGGAGGTGTCACACAATACAACGGCATCCTAGACTGTGTCCGCAAGAGTTACCATGAGGAAGGCTGGAGGGTGTTCACGAGAGGTCTCACTTCCACACTTCTCCGTGCTTTTCCCGTCAATGCAGCTACCTTTGCTACTGTCACTGTGTTCCTAATGTACATGAAGTCAGAAGACAACCTTCCTGAATGTGAACCAGGTCCAGTAATCCATCAGCCTTCCAGTTTGTGA
- the SLC25A47 gene encoding solute carrier family 25 member 47 isoform X4 — translation MCRILDREGRLGPGADCHEQMSVVLTNPSEVAKVRMQTQRNPHPSITHQPAPKPKYRGSLHCLKVIIKEEGFGGLYKGCSALLCRDCSASAIYFLSYSALCEWLTPDGRNKPGFLVVLLSGGFAGVLAWGLPTPMDVIKSRMQTDESDQHKYKGLIHCVRESVRKEGVKVLFKGLGLNCIRAFPVNMVVFVTYEGVLRFTDHYINKK, via the exons ATGTGCAGGATCCTTGACAGGGAGGGAAGGCTGGGTCCAGGAGCAGATTGCCATGAGCAGATGAGT GTTGTGTTGACAAACCCTAGCGAAGTGGCTAAAGTTCGGATGCAGACCCAGAGGAACCCACACCCTTCCATCACACATCAGCCCGCTCCCAAGCCAAAGTACCGAGGGTCTCTGCACTGCCTGAAGGTTATCATCAAGGaggaaggttttgggggtctctacAAGGGCTGTTCTGCATTACTCTGCAGGGATTGCTCTGCTTCTGCAATATATTTCCTTTCCTATTCTGCTCTGTGCGAGTGGCTCACACCAGATGGGAGAAATAAACCAG GTTTCCTCGTTGTGCTGCTTTCTGGTGGTTTTGCTGGAGTCCTGGCCTGGGGATTACCTACTCCCATGGATGTCATCAAGTCACGCATGCAAACAGATGAATCAGACCAGCACAAGTACAAAGGCCTGATCCACTGTGTGAGGGAAAGTGTGAGAAAGGAGGGGGTAAAAGTGCTTTTCAAAGGACTGGGTTTAAACTGCATTCGTGCCTTTCCTGTGAATATGGTAGTGTTTGTAACATATGAAGGTGTACTGAGATTTACAGATcattatataaacaaaaaatag
- the SLC25A47 gene encoding solute carrier family 25 member 47 isoform X5, with translation MVVLTNPSEVAKVRMQTQRNPHPSITHQPAPKPKYRGSLHCLKVIIKEEGFGGLYKGCSALLCRDCSASAIYFLSYSALCEWLTPDGRNKPGFLVVLLSGGFAGVLAWGLPTPMDVIKSRMQTDESDQHKYKGLIHCVRESVRKEGVKVLFKGLGLNCIRAFPVNMVVFVTYEGVLRFTDHYINKK, from the exons ATG GTTGTGTTGACAAACCCTAGCGAAGTGGCTAAAGTTCGGATGCAGACCCAGAGGAACCCACACCCTTCCATCACACATCAGCCCGCTCCCAAGCCAAAGTACCGAGGGTCTCTGCACTGCCTGAAGGTTATCATCAAGGaggaaggttttgggggtctctacAAGGGCTGTTCTGCATTACTCTGCAGGGATTGCTCTGCTTCTGCAATATATTTCCTTTCCTATTCTGCTCTGTGCGAGTGGCTCACACCAGATGGGAGAAATAAACCAG GTTTCCTCGTTGTGCTGCTTTCTGGTGGTTTTGCTGGAGTCCTGGCCTGGGGATTACCTACTCCCATGGATGTCATCAAGTCACGCATGCAAACAGATGAATCAGACCAGCACAAGTACAAAGGCCTGATCCACTGTGTGAGGGAAAGTGTGAGAAAGGAGGGGGTAAAAGTGCTTTTCAAAGGACTGGGTTTAAACTGCATTCGTGCCTTTCCTGTGAATATGGTAGTGTTTGTAACATATGAAGGTGTACTGAGATTTACAGATcattatataaacaaaaaatag
- the SLC25A47 gene encoding solute carrier family 25 member 47 isoform X3, with protein MAAGMGRAQRCLARTSNSTGHRWQVVLTNPSEVAKVRMQTQRNPHPSITHQPAPKPKYRGSLHCLKVIIKEEGFGGLYKGCSALLCRDCSASAIYFLSYSALCEWLTPDGRNKPGFLVVLLSGGFAGVLAWGLPTPMDVIKSRMQTDESDQHKYKGLIHCVRESVRKEGVKVLFKGLGLNCIRAFPVNMVVFVTYEGVLRFTDHYINKK; from the exons aTGGCTGCAGGAATGGGCAGAGCACAGCGCTGCCTGGCCAGGACTTCAAACTCAACGGGGCACCGCTGGCAG GTTGTGTTGACAAACCCTAGCGAAGTGGCTAAAGTTCGGATGCAGACCCAGAGGAACCCACACCCTTCCATCACACATCAGCCCGCTCCCAAGCCAAAGTACCGAGGGTCTCTGCACTGCCTGAAGGTTATCATCAAGGaggaaggttttgggggtctctacAAGGGCTGTTCTGCATTACTCTGCAGGGATTGCTCTGCTTCTGCAATATATTTCCTTTCCTATTCTGCTCTGTGCGAGTGGCTCACACCAGATGGGAGAAATAAACCAG GTTTCCTCGTTGTGCTGCTTTCTGGTGGTTTTGCTGGAGTCCTGGCCTGGGGATTACCTACTCCCATGGATGTCATCAAGTCACGCATGCAAACAGATGAATCAGACCAGCACAAGTACAAAGGCCTGATCCACTGTGTGAGGGAAAGTGTGAGAAAGGAGGGGGTAAAAGTGCTTTTCAAAGGACTGGGTTTAAACTGCATTCGTGCCTTTCCTGTGAATATGGTAGTGTTTGTAACATATGAAGGTGTACTGAGATTTACAGATcattatataaacaaaaaatag